The DNA segment GGCCGGCCTTTGTGCGCAGCTACCTGTCGCGTGCGCACCGCGACACGCGTGCAGCGGGTTGCACCATGGCCGCCCTGGGGGCGGATGCGGCACGCCAGCCCAAAGCAGTCAGAGCCGCATTTGCCGAGGGCATCGAGCACCTGCTGCAGGCCCTGGAGAAAGAGGTTTCTGCGCCGGAGCAGACCGGGCCGGGCGTGGCGGGCGAAATGGGCGAGGTGCGTGCCCATGCCATCGACACCCTGGCACACGCGGTCGGGGCTCTGGTCCTGTCGCGGGCCTGCCCGGATGATTCGCCTTTGGCCGACGAGATCCTGTCGGTGTGCCGGGACCGGATGCTGCAGAGGCTGGCTGCGGCACCCTAAAAACCACCCAAGCCGCCATTCAAGACAAGGTCTGCGGCAGTGCGCGCCTCGGAGCCTCGCTGAGCACCTGCCGGGCGGGGTAGCTACCGCCTGCGGTCAGGCGGCTGGCGCATCGTCCAACGCTTCATCGTCACCCAGCAGTTCGATGCAGGAGTCCAGCAGCGCATG comes from the Comamonas terrigena NBRC 13299 genome and includes:
- a CDS encoding TetR/AcrR family transcriptional regulator encodes the protein MKTSKAQAQDNRAHVVQTASALFRERGYDGVSVAELMAAAGFTHGGFYKQFRSKADLMAESAACGMAQTAALAAGMDRPAFVRSYLSRAHRDTRAAGCTMAALGADAARQPKAVRAAFAEGIEHLLQALEKEVSAPEQTGPGVAGEMGEVRAHAIDTLAHAVGALVLSRACPDDSPLADEILSVCRDRMLQRLAAAP